The Metabacillus sediminilitoris genome window below encodes:
- the ppdK gene encoding pyruvate, phosphate dikinase yields MVKFVYMFDEGNSQKKELLGGKGANLAEMTRIGLPVPYGFTITTETCNTYYDAGKSISTEIEFQVLEALNILEEKTGKRLGDPSNPLLVSVRSGAVHSMPGMMDTVLNLGMNDDTVEGLAKLTKNPRFAYDSYRRFIQMFSDVVLHVDGFYFEQFLEEIREEKGYDSDPEMSAEDWQEVIKGYKDIVKKHAKRTFPENPKEQLFLSISAVFDSWNNQRAIVYRRLQKIPGHLGTAVNIQSMVFGNMGNDSGTGVAFTRNPSTGEAKLYGEYLINAQGEDVVAGIRTPEPIATLQDEMPEVYQQFSRTCELLEKHYKDMQDIEFTIERGELFILQTRTGKRTAQAAIRIAVELVKEQIINKKEAIMRVDPDQLNQLLHRRIDDSYVRKQLAKGLPASPGAATGQVVFDADDAERLAKDELKVILVRPDTTPDDIHGIVAAGATVTSRGGMTSHAAVVARGMGKACICGCEALKIDLKSKQFKVGDTIVNQGDIITIDGSTGEIFLGEIPMIEPQLSDEFQLLLSWADEERKLGVRANADNPEDAKKAFEFGAGGIGLCRTEHMFMDANRISIVQDMILAETYEERESALTKLLPMQQEDFVGIFEAMQGHPVTIRLLDPPLHEFLPDKEELLVEVTKLQITDPHSKELKDKEHLLRKVRQLDEFNPMLGHRGCRLGMIFPEIYVMQAKAIFYAISEMMEKGLDVKPEIMIPLVGHVNELKEMRQLVINAGQQVKEETGQEFDYLIGTMVEIPRAALTADQIAGEADFFSFGTNDLTQTTFGFSRDDAEGKFLQAYIENKVLPENPFVSLDQEGVGKLVETGVKLGRETKPELKTGICGEHGGEKNSIQFCHRVGLDYVSCSPYRVPLARLAAAQANIKHEQKQFVNELQAQI; encoded by the coding sequence ATGGTTAAATTTGTTTATATGTTTGATGAGGGGAACAGCCAAAAAAAGGAACTTTTAGGAGGTAAGGGGGCTAACTTAGCAGAAATGACCCGAATTGGGTTACCCGTTCCTTATGGTTTTACGATAACAACAGAGACCTGTAACACATATTATGATGCTGGAAAATCGATTTCAACAGAGATCGAATTTCAGGTTTTAGAAGCCCTTAACATTCTTGAAGAAAAAACAGGTAAAAGACTTGGAGATCCATCAAATCCGCTGCTTGTTTCCGTCCGTTCCGGTGCAGTACATTCGATGCCGGGAATGATGGATACAGTTTTAAACCTTGGAATGAATGATGACACTGTGGAGGGGCTCGCAAAGCTTACAAAAAATCCACGTTTTGCATATGACTCTTATCGCAGGTTCATACAAATGTTTAGTGATGTTGTCCTTCATGTGGATGGTTTTTATTTTGAGCAATTTTTAGAGGAAATCAGGGAAGAAAAGGGATATGATTCAGATCCTGAAATGTCTGCAGAAGATTGGCAAGAAGTTATTAAAGGATACAAGGACATTGTTAAAAAGCATGCTAAAAGGACTTTTCCTGAGAATCCAAAGGAGCAGTTATTCCTCTCCATCAGTGCTGTATTTGATTCATGGAACAATCAACGTGCGATTGTATACCGCCGTCTTCAAAAAATTCCTGGTCATCTTGGGACAGCGGTAAACATTCAAAGCATGGTATTTGGTAATATGGGCAACGATTCTGGTACTGGCGTTGCTTTTACACGTAACCCATCTACAGGAGAAGCGAAGCTTTACGGTGAATATTTGATAAATGCTCAGGGAGAGGATGTTGTTGCAGGGATTCGTACTCCCGAGCCAATTGCTACCCTTCAAGATGAAATGCCAGAAGTATATCAGCAGTTTTCCCGGACATGCGAACTTCTTGAAAAGCATTATAAAGACATGCAGGACATTGAGTTTACAATCGAGCGTGGAGAACTTTTTATTCTCCAAACCCGGACGGGTAAAAGAACAGCTCAAGCAGCAATTAGAATAGCGGTTGAATTAGTAAAAGAACAAATTATTAATAAAAAAGAAGCGATTATGCGTGTAGATCCTGATCAGCTTAACCAGCTGCTTCATCGTCGAATTGATGATTCATATGTACGGAAACAGTTGGCTAAAGGTCTGCCAGCTTCGCCTGGAGCAGCAACTGGGCAAGTCGTATTTGATGCAGATGATGCAGAAAGATTAGCAAAAGATGAATTAAAGGTTATTCTTGTTCGCCCAGATACGACACCTGACGATATTCATGGAATTGTAGCGGCTGGTGCAACGGTTACTAGCCGTGGAGGAATGACAAGCCATGCTGCAGTTGTTGCAAGGGGGATGGGAAAGGCTTGTATATGTGGCTGTGAAGCATTAAAAATTGATTTGAAATCAAAGCAGTTTAAAGTAGGAGATACGATCGTTAATCAGGGAGATATTATTACAATTGATGGTTCAACTGGTGAAATCTTCTTAGGTGAGATTCCAATGATCGAGCCACAGCTTTCAGACGAGTTTCAATTGTTACTTAGCTGGGCTGATGAGGAAAGAAAGCTTGGCGTAAGAGCAAATGCCGACAATCCAGAGGATGCTAAAAAAGCTTTTGAATTTGGAGCTGGCGGAATCGGATTGTGCCGTACAGAGCATATGTTTATGGATGCGAATCGTATCTCAATTGTTCAGGATATGATCCTTGCTGAAACATATGAGGAGAGAGAAAGCGCTCTCACTAAGCTATTGCCAATGCAACAAGAGGATTTTGTGGGAATCTTTGAAGCTATGCAAGGGCATCCTGTAACCATTCGTTTATTAGATCCTCCTCTCCACGAGTTTTTGCCGGATAAGGAAGAACTGCTGGTTGAAGTGACAAAACTACAGATCACAGATCCACATTCGAAAGAATTAAAAGATAAGGAACATCTTTTAAGAAAGGTACGTCAATTAGATGAATTTAATCCAATGCTGGGGCATCGTGGCTGCCGACTGGGAATGATTTTTCCAGAAATTTACGTCATGCAGGCAAAAGCAATCTTTTATGCCATTTCGGAAATGATGGAAAAAGGACTGGACGTAAAACCAGAAATTATGATTCCTTTGGTTGGTCATGTAAATGAGTTAAAAGAAATGCGTCAATTGGTCATTAATGCTGGGCAGCAAGTTAAGGAAGAAACAGGACAAGAATTTGATTATCTGATAGGTACGATGGTTGAAATTCCGCGAGCAGCCTTAACAGCTGACCAAATTGCCGGGGAGGCGGACTTTTTCTCCTTTGGAACAAATGATTTAACGCAAACTACATTTGGATTTAGTCGTGATGATGCAGAGGGTAAGTTCCTCCAAGCCTATATTGAAAACAAAGTTCTGCCAGAAAACCCATTTGTTTCACTTGATCAAGAAGGTGTAGGCAAACTTGTAGAAACCGGCGTAAAACTAGGTAGAGAAACAAAACCAGAGTTAAAAACAGGAATTTGCGGAGAACATGGAGGAGAAAAAAATTCGATACAATTCTGCCATAGAGTAGGATTGGATTACGTAAGCTGTTCACCATACCGTGTACCTCTTGCACGACTTGCAGCAGCTCAAGCTAATATTAAACATGAACAAAAACAGTTTGTAAATGAACTTCAAGCTCAAATATAA
- a CDS encoding DeoR/GlpR family DNA-binding transcription regulator: MNKSLIAERYRAIIRELEIKNKINVVDLAAKLNVTPETIRKDLSVLEEKKKLRRIHGGAIQYFGLIKEPHFNKKVGISHNQKKLIGEAAATFIMNGETVALDVGTTTLHIASSIKNVKNVTIVTNSLAAAEILNNRLENQLFDGKVIVLGGTTDPLQRSITGSLTNHLLEHFYFDKAFISCGGISKEGICDYNIDEATASSIMMKRSRHVYVVTDSSKINQKALFHIGSFSSIDCVITDQEMPIDWSKDAVIREKDWIKVGVMNEN; encoded by the coding sequence ATGAATAAGTCTTTAATTGCAGAAAGGTATAGAGCAATCATTAGAGAACTTGAGATAAAAAATAAAATTAATGTAGTAGATTTAGCAGCAAAATTAAACGTAACACCTGAAACGATTCGAAAAGATTTAAGCGTGCTTGAGGAGAAAAAGAAATTACGCAGAATTCATGGTGGAGCTATTCAATATTTTGGTTTGATTAAAGAACCTCATTTTAATAAAAAAGTCGGCATCTCTCATAATCAAAAAAAATTGATAGGGGAAGCTGCCGCAACTTTCATTATGAATGGAGAAACAGTTGCTCTAGATGTAGGGACAACAACCCTTCATATTGCGAGTTCAATTAAAAACGTAAAAAATGTTACGATTGTAACCAACTCTTTAGCAGCAGCCGAAATCCTAAATAATCGATTAGAAAATCAATTATTTGATGGTAAAGTAATCGTACTTGGTGGAACGACTGATCCCCTGCAACGTTCAATTACTGGATCATTAACGAATCATTTATTAGAGCACTTTTATTTTGATAAAGCGTTTATTTCATGTGGAGGAATCAGCAAGGAAGGAATATGTGATTACAATATTGATGAAGCAACTGCATCTTCTATTATGATGAAGAGATCAAGACATGTTTATGTTGTAACTGATTCTTCCAAAATTAATCAAAAGGCTCTTTTTCATATAGGGTCATTCTCCTCAATCGATTGTGTTATTACAGATCAAGAAATGCCTATTGATTGGTCTAAAGATGCTGTGATTAGAGAGAAAGATTGGATAAAAGTAGGTGTCATGAATGAGAATTGA